CTGCCCAAAGAGAACCTGACCACCCGCCTGGAAAGCAGCCTGGCCTACGACAGCACCGACAACCAGGAGTTCCCCGGCGCCGGCTGGCGCGGCAATGCCCTGGCCGCCTACAACTTCGGGCGCAGCGGCAGCACCCCGCTGGGCTGGACGGACGCGGAACTCGGCGCGAGCAAGTACTTCGGGTTCGGCGCGAAGCGCAAGCAGGAGTACGGCAGCGACACCTACAAGAACGTATTCGCCGCCCGCCTGAACTACGGCACCAGTGTCGGCTCCATGCCCGAAGGCACCGGGTACTACATCGGGGGCGTGAACCCCGCCGCCCCGCGCGAACTGCGCGGCCTGAACGACGGGCAACTGTTCGGCACGAGTTACGTCACCAGCGCCGTCGAGTACCGCCACGACTTCGGCCTGAACGCCGGGTTCGCGCAGGGCCTGTACGGCATTCTGTGGGCCGATGCCGGCGGCGTGTGGAAGCCCGGCGGCAACTTCGAGGGCGCTTACGGCCTCGGGGCCGGCGTGCAGCTCAACCTGGGCATCGGCGGGACGCGCCTGCCCACCCTGCGCTTCGATTACGGCTGGAGCCCCCAGCGGGTCGACGGCAACGGCAACCAGCAGGGCGCACGGTTCATGTTCAAGATCGGCAACTTCTGGTAAAGCGTGTTATTTCCATATCGGGCGTTGAAGGCGACTTCAGCGCCCTTTTACGTGCAGCGTTCTATAGGCGGCCGCGTGAGCTTGCCGGGTCAACCGTATACCGGGCGTCCTGAGCATCCGGGACGCTGGTTGCTCCTGTTCGCTCTGCTTGCAACTTTGCAAGTCCGCCCGGCCCCGCCCAGTGACTTCGTAAGTGATGGGCCGGCATTCTGATCACTTCAACTTCAAGTCCTGCTCGTCCGGACTGACCTGACCGAATTTATCGCGCAGGAAGCGGCCGTTGGTCAGCAGCTCCTGTCCACCGGCATGCGTGCTGAATTCCACCAGCTTCTGCGCGGCGCTGAGCAGCAGTTCCAGCTGTTCGCACAGCAGGTCACGCCCGGTTCTGTGGCCCTCGATGGGCAGGGTGTCGGCGCGCGTGGGCGGCAGTTTCAGGTAAGCCTGCACGGCGGCGGGCGCGTACTCCTCGCGGATCGCGCGGGCTTCGTAGGCCGCCTGCGTACCGGTCTGGCCCTGCGCCGCCAGGGCTTTTTGCGCCTCGATGGTGCGCAGGTCGATGGCGACCAGCAGCGCCCGCGCCTGCGCCGGAAGGCGCTGATCCTGATGAAGCGCGTTCAGGCCCGTGTTGGGGCCCGAGCTGGCCGCGTACTGGGTAGCCTCCGGCGGTCTGGCTGACGGTGTCGGCACCGGAAGGCCTTCCGGAAGCTGGACAGGTTGAACGGGCGTGCCGGTGGTGCCCTGGGGAAGCTGGGCGGGCCTCTCGGGGCGTTCCGTGACCGTTTTGCCACGCACCTGGCCCCTTTGGCCGAGGGCCGAGAACGCCGTGAGTGCCAGGACGACCACCAGCGGGAACTTCAGCCAGCCGGCCCCCAGCCACATGAACGCTGCAGCGCTGAGCAGCGCCACCCCCAGCAGCGGCAGAGGCATGTGTCCACGGCGCGCGCCGCCCAGCCGGCTGAACAGGAAGGCCAGCAATAGACCCGCCGCCGGGTGAACCACCCAGTCCGCGCCCAGCAGGCAGCTCACCACCACCAGACCAGAGGCCAGAGCGAGCCCCCTGAAGTCCCTGCCACGCCCCGAGAACACCGTGGACGCGAAGTGCGCCGTGGTCAGCGCGCCCAGCAGTCCAGCCGCCCACCCCAGGTCAGGCATGGGCAGCAACCGGTTCACTTGAAACGCTGTTCACTGGCATTCCCCCATGGTAAACGCCTTTCGTGAAGTCATAAGCATTCCGGCCCTCAGTTATGCAATCACTGGGCAACCCGACTGGAACGAGATGGAACAACAAGGGTCTCGGAAGTGCAGTGCTTCCTGCGCAACAACGCCGCAGGGAGCACAAAACAAACGGGATGCTGATCAGGAGCCCGTTAAGAAGCGAATCACCTCGCGGCGCAGGCGCTGACTGGTGTAATGGCCCACGTTCGGCAGCACCTGTTCCTGAAACAGGTGGGGAAGGCCCGCGGCCCCATAGGCGCGTTTGAACGCCTGCGCGGTAGGAGCGTGGTGCTCGGTGGTCGGAAACACCGCGTCCTGCGCCCCGCTGATCAGCAGCAGCGGTCGTGGGGGGAAGGACGCGGCGTGCTCGACGGGCCGGTAGCTGTCCAGAAAGTCGCGCAGGGCCGGGCGCGCGACCAGCGGTTCCCTCCACACGCCGGACGTGATGGCCGCCGCCACCTTCTGCACGCGCCCTTCGGTGCGGGGCAGGGTCAGGGCCACGTACCCGCCCATGCTGGAACCGATTACCCACACCGGCAGCGCGCCGAACTCTGCGGCGACGGCGTCCAGCAGCGCGGGCGTCTGCGCCACGGTGCGCGAGACGCTTTCCCACACGTACTCGCGGGCATTGAGGCCGGCGGGCGTGTCCTCCTGCCGCTCACCATGCAGGGCCGCGTCCGGCAGCACCACCAGCACGTCCTGCGCGGTCAGGGCCGAGTACACGCCCAGTTTTCCTTCCTTGCTGGCCCAGGCCCCGTGAAACACCACGCACACCGCCCGCAGTGGCCGGTCGGTCAGGGGACGCTCCAGCAGGCAGGGCACGCCCGCCCAGACGCGCCGCTCCACCCGGCACGGCACGCCCGCCAGTTCCGACGCAGCGGGCGGATCAGGCAAGGGTTCAGGCACAGCAGTCCTCCAGCCGGTACGGGGCGCGGGCCGGTTCCAGCACCCACACGTCCGGATTTTTCAGGGCAGCCCAGCCGCCAAAATCGAGGCCGAGCAGGAGGGCCAGCAGGTTGCCGTGCGTGACCAGCACGGTCAGCCCTGCCGGGTCACGCGCCGCGTTCAGGGCGTTCAGTGCGCGGGTGCTGGCCTCCTGGCCCGACTCGCCCCCCGGAAACGCCAGCGCCGGAGCGTCGAAGCTCTGTCTCAGGGCCGTCTGCCACGACGGTAAATGGCCGCCGCTCAACCTTCGTTCAGTCAGGCGTTCATCCATCTGTACCGGCAGATCCAGCCGGGCGGCCAGCGGCCGAATGGTCTGCACCGCCCGGAGCCAGGGGCTGCTGACGATGCGGGTAATGTCGACCTCCCCAAGTTGTTCGGCCAGTTGCGTGGCTTGCCGTTCGCCTTCGGGGGTCAGCGGCGCGTCCGGTTCCTGCCCACCCGCCCGCGCATGACGAATCAGAATCACGGTTCCAGCCGGGAATTTCACACCAGGCCCCCCAGACGGCGCATCTCCGCTTGCAGCGCGCTCACGTCCACCGCCCGGACAGCTCCAGCATGGTTTTTCGCGGCCCACGCCGCCGCGATCCCGGCGGCCTCGCCCATGGTGTGGCAGTTCTGCTGCACGCGAATGCTGGACTGCGCCTCGAAGGTGCTGCTGGCCGCCCGGCCCGGCACCAGCAGGTTCCCCACGCCCTGCGGCACCAGACAGCGGAAGGGGATCTCGTGGTAGGCGTCCCTGGCGAAATACGCGGCCTCACCGTCGCGCTCGTGCAGCAGCTTCGCGCCGCCCTTCACGCTGTGAATGTCGACCGGGTAGTGGTTGCGGCAGATGCTGTCCGGGAACTTGCGGCAATCCAGG
This DNA window, taken from Deinococcus fonticola, encodes the following:
- a CDS encoding alpha/beta hydrolase family protein — encoded protein: MPEPLPDPPAASELAGVPCRVERRVWAGVPCLLERPLTDRPLRAVCVVFHGAWASKEGKLGVYSALTAQDVLVVLPDAALHGERQEDTPAGLNAREYVWESVSRTVAQTPALLDAVAAEFGALPVWVIGSSMGGYVALTLPRTEGRVQKVAAAITSGVWREPLVARPALRDFLDSYRPVEHAASFPPRPLLLISGAQDAVFPTTEHHAPTAQAFKRAYGAAGLPHLFQEQVLPNVGHYTSQRLRREVIRFLTGS
- a CDS encoding histidine phosphatase family protein, which gives rise to MKFPAGTVILIRHARAGGQEPDAPLTPEGERQATQLAEQLGEVDITRIVSSPWLRAVQTIRPLAARLDLPVQMDERLTERRLSGGHLPSWQTALRQSFDAPALAFPGGESGQEASTRALNALNAARDPAGLTVLVTHGNLLALLLGLDFGGWAALKNPDVWVLEPARAPYRLEDCCA